One genomic segment of Hordeum vulgare subsp. vulgare chromosome 2H, MorexV3_pseudomolecules_assembly, whole genome shotgun sequence includes these proteins:
- the LOC123424906 gene encoding ankyrin repeat-containing protein NPR4-like, whose protein sequence is MAARVGDAAALRRALDEAAMVVAVGEGLEAVRCAVAAEANEARETPLLAAVEKGRLEVVVELLRHLDAQGVAAEANEAGKTPLLAAAEKGYLEVVVELLRHLDAQSVAAEAAGAAPLVTAAFLLLPLRLLSLAFSLHLPTFPPVSPARRSAAALLTVAALLTVTCATPEAGSIFAPDG, encoded by the coding sequence ATGGCTGCGCGGGTCGGGGACGCCGCAGCGCTGCGTCGCGCGCTGGACGAGGCGGCGATGGTCGTGGCGGTAGGAGAGGGGCTGGAGGCGGTCCGCTGCGCCGTGGCCGCGGAGGCCAACGAGGCCCGGGAGACGCCGCTCCTGGCTGCCGTGGAGAAGGGCCGCCtcgaggtggtggtggagctgctcCGGCACCTCGACGCCCAGGGCGTCGCCGCGGAGGCCAACGAGGCCGGGAAGACGCCGCTCCTGGCCGCCGCGGAGAAGGGCTACCtcgaggtggtggtggagctgctcCGGCACCTCGACGCCCAGAGCGTCGCCGCGGAGGCCGCCGGGGCAGCCCCCCTCGTCACCGCGGCGTTCCTCCTGCTGCCCCTTCGCCTCCTCTCACTCGCTTTCAGCCTCCACCTCCCCACCTTCCCACCCGTCTCTCCGGCCCGCCGCTCCGCCGCGGCGCTGCTGACCGTCGCGGCGCTCCTCACCGTCACATGCGCCACACCCGAGGCTGGATCCATCTTCGCCCCCGACGGCTAG